From the genome of Streptomyces sp. NBC_01317, one region includes:
- a CDS encoding BTAD domain-containing putative transcriptional regulator, whose product MRFQLLGPLSIAEGHDAVVLKPSKPSSLLAALLLHPGSVVSTGYLLRALWDEDQPATARAALQSCVLRLRRLFTKYGVMGDVIEAVPGGYRMNADADTLDLVRFRTLVRAADGAGDAEGELYRLKEALTLWQGPLLANVPSPMLHRDEVPGLTEERLRTLERACDIELALGRCHQVLVDVWEAARRHPGRERFSEQLIEALYRTGRQSEALTEYRAVKGRLKEELGIDPGAALQRLELSILRGDDLGPAAVDRTVPLPGGPAPALTSGPAPLALTTSPAPAAAASHPSLPVGAPPRVPPVPCFTGRSAERTAIAASLASGSPGASTVVVLSGAPGIGKTALALQAAHDAQDRFPGGVFILPMTRPDGSSVTPAEAAAELPAPGAGRGRTLLILDDVTTADQVRPLLAAAAAGGAAVVTSRRGLAGLVATHGGTVHRLSTLDPVESEQLLTAALGRARVDAEPAAAQELARVCGHFPLGLRIAAARLLTRPGLRVADCVAWLAEDLPARLSLADDPRMSVPQVFARALHRLEPRWREAFRQIGHHEGLLLPSGALGDSAEAEEALERLADAGLLEEGPPGPYRIHQLLKIYARRQAREETRNPAAQAPH is encoded by the coding sequence GTGCGTTTCCAGCTTTTGGGCCCTTTGAGCATTGCCGAGGGCCACGATGCCGTTGTCCTAAAACCATCCAAGCCGTCCAGTCTGCTGGCGGCCCTTCTCCTGCACCCCGGATCCGTCGTGTCGACCGGGTATCTGCTGCGGGCTCTCTGGGACGAGGACCAGCCGGCCACCGCCAGGGCCGCGCTCCAGAGCTGTGTTCTGCGACTGCGCAGGCTGTTCACCAAGTACGGCGTCATGGGCGATGTCATCGAGGCGGTGCCCGGTGGCTACCGGATGAACGCCGACGCCGACACCCTCGACCTCGTGCGGTTCCGCACCCTGGTACGGGCGGCCGACGGCGCCGGGGACGCCGAGGGGGAGCTGTACCGGCTCAAGGAGGCGCTCACCCTCTGGCAGGGCCCGCTGCTCGCGAACGTGCCCTCCCCGATGCTCCACCGCGACGAGGTTCCCGGGCTGACCGAGGAGCGGCTCCGCACGCTCGAACGGGCCTGTGACATCGAACTCGCCCTGGGGCGATGTCACCAGGTACTGGTCGACGTCTGGGAGGCGGCCCGCCGCCATCCGGGACGTGAGCGATTCTCCGAACAACTCATCGAAGCGCTTTACCGCACCGGCCGTCAGTCGGAGGCCCTCACCGAATACCGTGCGGTCAAAGGCCGGTTGAAGGAAGAGCTGGGCATCGACCCCGGCGCGGCGCTCCAACGGCTCGAACTCTCCATACTCCGGGGCGACGACCTCGGCCCCGCGGCCGTCGACCGGACGGTGCCCCTTCCCGGCGGACCCGCCCCGGCCCTCACCTCCGGCCCCGCGCCGCTCGCGCTCACCACCTCCCCCGCCCCGGCCGCCGCCGCGTCCCACCCCTCGCTTCCGGTGGGCGCCCCGCCGCGCGTACCGCCCGTGCCGTGCTTCACCGGCAGGTCCGCCGAGCGGACGGCGATCGCCGCGAGCCTCGCCTCCGGTTCCCCCGGCGCCTCCACCGTCGTGGTGCTCTCCGGAGCCCCCGGCATCGGGAAGACGGCGCTGGCCCTCCAGGCCGCCCACGACGCCCAGGACCGTTTCCCCGGCGGGGTGTTCATCCTCCCGATGACCCGCCCCGACGGGTCGTCCGTCACCCCGGCCGAGGCCGCGGCGGAACTGCCCGCGCCCGGCGCCGGCCGGGGCCGGACCCTGCTGATCCTCGACGACGTCACCACCGCCGACCAGGTGCGCCCGCTGCTCGCGGCCGCCGCCGCCGGCGGGGCCGCGGTCGTGACCAGCAGACGCGGTCTCGCGGGACTCGTCGCCACCCACGGCGGCACCGTCCACCGGCTCTCCACACTGGATCCGGTGGAGTCCGAGCAGCTTCTGACCGCGGCCCTCGGCCGCGCCCGGGTGGACGCCGAACCCGCCGCCGCCCAGGAACTGGCCCGCGTCTGCGGCCACTTCCCGCTCGGTCTGCGGATCGCCGCCGCCCGGCTGCTCACCCGTCCGGGGCTGCGCGTCGCGGACTGTGTGGCCTGGCTGGCCGAGGACCTCCCGGCCCGGCTCTCCCTCGCCGACGACCCGCGGATGTCCGTACCGCAGGTTTTCGCCAGGGCGCTCCACCGGCTCGAACCCCGGTGGCGCGAGGCGTTCCGTCAGATCGGCCACCACGAGGGGCTGTTGCTCCCGTCCGGCGCGCTCGGCGATTCCGCGGAGGCCGAAGAGGCGCTGGAGCGCCTCGCCGACGCGGGGCTCCTCGAAGAAGGGCCCCCCGGCCCCTACCGCATCCATCAACTGCTCAAAATCTACGCGCGTCGTCAGGCGCGCGAGGAGACCCGGAACCCGGCGGCCCAAGCGCCCCACTGA
- a CDS encoding DeoR/GlpR family DNA-binding transcription regulator, translated as MSAIGSNARRDRIVHLATTSGLASVEELSQLFGVTASTIRRDLAKLTSDGRLARTYGGAMALAAHPEASLRQRTGEAFEAKRAIGQWAAAEVRPGESLLLDAGSTVGALAHELRTAKDVTVATTGLTALQELADVETVHVECLGGTLRPLSQGFVGPLTEAALERLTFDRLFLGTDGVSPEHGICEADLRQTRLKELMARRAERVYVLAHAAKLGRRPFHTWTPLRTEWTLVTDDGADPRIVEALRAGGITVVLAKADHATAH; from the coding sequence ATGTCAGCGATCGGATCCAACGCCCGGCGCGACCGCATCGTCCATCTCGCCACGACCAGCGGGCTCGCCAGCGTCGAGGAACTCTCCCAGCTCTTCGGGGTCACGGCGTCCACCATCCGCCGCGACCTCGCGAAGCTGACCAGCGACGGGCGTCTCGCCCGGACGTACGGTGGCGCGATGGCGCTGGCCGCCCACCCCGAGGCGTCGCTCAGACAGCGCACGGGCGAGGCGTTCGAGGCCAAGCGGGCCATCGGCCAGTGGGCGGCGGCCGAGGTACGCCCGGGGGAGTCGCTGCTGCTGGACGCGGGCTCCACCGTCGGAGCGCTCGCCCACGAGCTGCGCACGGCGAAGGACGTGACCGTGGCGACCACGGGCCTGACGGCCCTTCAGGAGCTGGCGGACGTCGAGACGGTCCACGTCGAGTGCCTCGGCGGTACGCTGCGCCCGCTCAGCCAGGGCTTCGTGGGGCCGCTGACCGAAGCGGCCCTGGAGCGGCTGACGTTCGACCGGCTCTTCCTCGGTACGGACGGGGTCTCCCCCGAACACGGCATCTGCGAGGCCGACCTGCGGCAGACACGGCTCAAGGAGCTGATGGCGCGGCGTGCCGAGCGGGTGTACGTCCTCGCGCACGCGGCGAAACTGGGGAGGCGGCCCTTCCACACCTGGACCCCGCTCCGCACGGAGTGGACGCTGGTGACCGACGACGGCGCGGACCCGCGGATCGTCGAGGCGCTGCGCGCGGGTGGCATCACGGTCGTCCTGGCGAAGGCGGATCACGCCACGGCGCACTGA
- the pdxA gene encoding 4-hydroxythreonine-4-phosphate dehydrogenase PdxA: protein MNAAPTTAPAEQTDTAGRPLPIIAVTMGDGAGIGPEVIVPALLHPDTLGRCRPVVVGDAERLRQAAAILGADCEIVTVRSPAEAESGPGRIFVIDLGLLPADLPWGRLSALAGDAAYQYVRVAAELAVSGEVQGICTAPLNKEALHAGGHLYPGHTELLAHLTGVEEVSMMLSTPKVKVIHVTTHIGLIDAVNRIEPGLVERTVRRGHEAMVRAGVPNPVIGVCGINPHAGENGLFGYGEEEEKIVPAIAVLRADGIDAVGPLPADTAFFLASRGDYDLIVAMYHDQGHGPVKVMGIEAGVNLTVGLPVIRTSVDHGTAFDIAGTGRAEAGSMVEALRQAAEMSTVPAR from the coding sequence GTGAACGCAGCCCCGACGACCGCCCCCGCGGAGCAGACCGACACGGCCGGCCGGCCGCTGCCGATCATCGCCGTCACCATGGGCGACGGCGCCGGCATCGGCCCCGAGGTGATCGTCCCCGCGCTGCTCCACCCCGACACGCTGGGCCGCTGCCGCCCCGTGGTCGTCGGCGACGCGGAACGGCTCCGCCAGGCGGCGGCCATCCTCGGCGCGGACTGCGAGATCGTGACGGTACGGAGCCCGGCCGAGGCCGAGTCCGGCCCGGGCCGCATCTTCGTCATCGACCTCGGGCTGCTCCCCGCCGACCTCCCCTGGGGCCGGCTCTCCGCCCTCGCGGGCGACGCCGCCTACCAGTACGTACGGGTCGCCGCCGAACTCGCCGTGAGCGGTGAGGTACAGGGCATCTGCACCGCCCCCCTCAACAAGGAGGCGCTGCACGCCGGCGGCCATCTCTACCCCGGCCACACCGAACTCCTCGCCCATCTCACCGGTGTCGAGGAGGTGTCGATGATGCTCTCCACCCCGAAGGTGAAGGTCATCCATGTCACCACGCACATCGGTCTGATCGACGCGGTCAACCGCATCGAACCCGGACTCGTCGAGCGCACGGTGCGCCGCGGCCACGAGGCCATGGTGCGGGCCGGTGTCCCGAACCCGGTCATCGGGGTCTGCGGGATCAACCCGCACGCGGGCGAGAACGGCCTGTTCGGCTACGGCGAGGAGGAGGAGAAGATCGTCCCGGCGATCGCGGTCCTGCGCGCCGACGGCATCGACGCCGTGGGACCGCTCCCCGCCGACACCGCCTTCTTCCTCGCCTCGCGCGGCGACTACGACCTGATCGTCGCCATGTACCACGACCAGGGCCACGGCCCCGTCAAGGTCATGGGGATCGAGGCCGGGGTCAACCTCACCGTCGGACTCCCGGTCATCCGCACCTCCGTCGACCACGGCACCGCCTTCGACATCGCGGGTACGGGCCGTGCCGAGGCCGGTAGCATGGTCGAGGCACTGCGCCAGGCCGCTGAGATGTCCACCGTTCCGGCCCGTTGA
- a CDS encoding four-carbon acid sugar kinase family protein — MSPTPAGEGAPRPVLALADDLSGAAETAAALGLPATIVLGPAAVAPPAPGRALVLDLDTRHAEPGRAARAVREAVLEAGDDTVLIKKIDSLLRGNLAAETAAYAEGATGLIIAPALPVAGRTVREGVVHLHGSPLHHTDAWRAETLPVPRSVAAALDGIRTTVVPLAAVRSPLGELTGLLRALVEDGVTPVCDTGTDADLDAIAVAALRLGPGVRLMGSGALAAALGRVLAGTLAGTGLPLPGSDGASEDLGRGPAAVPRPLPGRTLPLLVVVGTAEPTAVAQIAQLTAVGARHTALPAHLLARSGPPPPLTVRPDDAVSVVSVDNTRGVEPGSARRVVAGLAAAVAAVPHSTDLVLTGGETARRVLDALGVTRLRPVGQVHHGAVHSLTPDGRSVVTRPGSHGDTGSLLRIVRALRPHHPDPPAGEPAGLRPPGARFAASHTPSSVPSVPSVPSVPQGEVL, encoded by the coding sequence GTGTCCCCCACGCCCGCCGGCGAAGGCGCGCCCCGCCCGGTGCTCGCCCTTGCGGACGACCTGTCCGGCGCGGCCGAGACGGCCGCGGCACTGGGGCTGCCCGCCACGATCGTGCTGGGCCCCGCGGCGGTGGCACCACCCGCCCCCGGCCGGGCCCTGGTCCTCGACCTCGACACCCGGCACGCCGAGCCCGGGCGGGCCGCGCGGGCCGTCCGGGAGGCCGTCCTGGAAGCCGGGGACGACACCGTACTGATCAAGAAGATCGACTCCCTCCTCCGCGGGAACCTCGCCGCCGAGACCGCCGCCTACGCGGAGGGCGCGACCGGCCTGATCATCGCCCCCGCGCTGCCGGTTGCCGGGCGAACGGTCCGCGAGGGCGTCGTCCACCTGCACGGAAGCCCCCTCCACCACACGGACGCCTGGCGCGCGGAGACCCTTCCCGTACCGCGCTCGGTGGCGGCGGCGCTCGACGGCATCCGTACGACCGTGGTGCCGCTCGCCGCCGTCCGCTCGCCCCTCGGGGAGCTCACCGGGCTGCTGCGCGCCCTCGTGGAGGACGGAGTGACACCGGTGTGCGACACCGGGACGGACGCCGACCTCGACGCGATAGCCGTCGCAGCGCTCCGGCTCGGACCGGGCGTACGGCTCATGGGGTCCGGCGCGCTCGCCGCCGCCCTCGGCCGCGTGCTCGCGGGAACGCTCGCGGGAACAGGGCTGCCGCTGCCGGGAAGTGACGGGGCGTCGGAGGATCTCGGTCGCGGACCGGCGGCCGTACCGCGTCCGCTCCCGGGCAGGACGCTTCCGCTGCTCGTCGTCGTGGGTACCGCCGAACCCACCGCCGTTGCGCAGATCGCGCAACTCACCGCTGTCGGAGCCCGGCACACCGCGCTTCCCGCGCACCTCCTCGCCCGCTCCGGTCCGCCCCCGCCGCTCACGGTCAGGCCCGACGACGCCGTGAGCGTCGTCAGCGTCGACAACACCCGCGGGGTGGAGCCCGGTTCGGCCCGCCGCGTGGTGGCCGGACTCGCCGCGGCCGTCGCCGCCGTACCGCACTCCACCGATCTCGTCCTCACCGGAGGCGAGACCGCGCGGCGCGTCCTCGACGCGCTCGGCGTCACCCGGCTCCGCCCCGTGGGACAGGTCCACCACGGAGCCGTGCACAGCCTCACCCCCGACGGCCGGTCCGTCGTCACCCGGCCCGGCAGCCACGGCGACACCGGCTCCCTGCTGCGGATCGTCCGCGCCCTCCGACCGCACCACCCGGACCCGCCGGCCGGGGAGCCGGCCGGACTCCGCCCACCGGGCGCGCGGTTCGCCGCGTCCCACACCCCCTCTTCCGTACCTTCCGTACCTTCCGTACCTTCCGTACCGCAAGGAGAAGTCCTGTGA
- a CDS encoding ABC transporter substrate-binding protein yields the protein MTLTPQSAPPDAPPREPLTREPLSRRTLLRWGALGGAGVALAPLTACAGPTGAPGPGTLTLGLNRSLVSLDNKLNQFDAAVTVQRAVRQALTRIGPGMKPSLVLADRFEMAEPTAWTVRLREGVRYSDGSPVTVEDVATALRMYGKVNGSFLLGLFPELPTVEKTGPRTFLLHTQKPVPVLDRLMANIHITPAAANRPEELQNGLGSGPYQVLRANSGAGEYTLGRNPRYWGPKPSIETVRVRFVPEESSRVVALRSGEIHVVDTLTPDSADQLTGLPGVEVEETSGVRMCQLFYNFRKPEGHPLADPRVRRALTYAIDGDALVQDVLNGAAEEAGGVVPLALEGAARTGSYSYDPTKARALLTSLGATDLRIKVIWESGEFAADTSVMEAVLDMLKSVGVRASLQQFEPGGDILTWRQGRAGDWDVIGNGYGSPTGQALTTLQGMYGGTAAKERTRDAFMGYVVPQVERQLSAAATEVDDATRTSKLAVVQQAIWETWPSLWAFAPKTLLARRTRVRGMTLLPINSYDLSAVRLEG from the coding sequence ATGACCCTTACTCCTCAGAGCGCTCCCCCGGACGCTCCACCGCGTGAACCGCTCACGCGGGAGCCACTCAGCCGCCGTACCCTGCTGCGCTGGGGCGCACTCGGCGGCGCGGGCGTGGCTCTCGCCCCCCTGACCGCCTGCGCGGGCCCCACGGGCGCTCCCGGCCCCGGCACGCTCACCCTGGGGCTGAACCGCTCCCTGGTGAGCCTGGACAACAAGCTGAACCAGTTCGACGCGGCGGTGACCGTGCAGCGCGCGGTACGGCAGGCGCTGACCCGGATCGGCCCCGGCATGAAACCGTCACTGGTCCTCGCCGACCGGTTCGAGATGGCGGAACCCACCGCGTGGACGGTGCGGCTGCGGGAGGGCGTGCGCTACTCCGACGGCAGCCCGGTCACCGTCGAGGACGTGGCCACGGCGCTCCGCATGTACGGCAAGGTCAACGGTTCCTTCCTCCTCGGTCTCTTCCCCGAGCTGCCCACCGTCGAGAAGACGGGCCCCCGCACCTTCCTGCTGCACACACAGAAGCCGGTGCCGGTGCTCGACCGGCTGATGGCCAACATCCACATCACGCCGGCCGCCGCCAACCGGCCCGAGGAGTTGCAGAACGGACTCGGCTCGGGCCCGTACCAGGTGCTGCGGGCGAACTCCGGCGCCGGCGAGTACACCCTCGGCCGCAATCCGCGGTACTGGGGACCGAAGCCGTCGATCGAAACGGTGCGGGTACGGTTCGTACCGGAGGAGTCCAGCCGGGTCGTCGCGCTGCGCAGCGGCGAGATCCACGTGGTCGACACCCTGACCCCGGACTCCGCGGACCAGCTCACGGGCCTGCCCGGGGTCGAGGTCGAGGAGACCTCGGGCGTCCGGATGTGCCAGCTCTTCTACAACTTCCGCAAACCGGAGGGCCACCCCCTCGCCGATCCCCGGGTACGGCGCGCGCTGACCTACGCGATCGACGGCGACGCCCTCGTCCAGGACGTGCTGAACGGCGCGGCGGAGGAGGCGGGCGGCGTGGTGCCCCTCGCGCTCGAAGGCGCCGCGCGGACCGGCTCGTACAGCTACGACCCCACCAAGGCCCGCGCACTCCTCACCTCCCTGGGCGCCACTGATCTGCGGATCAAGGTGATCTGGGAGTCCGGCGAGTTCGCGGCCGACACCTCCGTGATGGAGGCCGTCCTCGACATGCTGAAGTCCGTCGGCGTCCGCGCCTCGCTCCAGCAGTTCGAGCCCGGCGGGGACATCCTCACCTGGCGCCAGGGGCGGGCCGGCGACTGGGACGTCATCGGCAACGGCTACGGCAGCCCCACCGGCCAGGCCCTCACCACACTCCAGGGCATGTACGGCGGGACGGCCGCGAAGGAACGGACCCGCGACGCTTTCATGGGATACGTCGTGCCCCAGGTCGAACGGCAGCTCTCGGCCGCCGCCACCGAGGTGGACGACGCCACGCGGACCAGCAAACTCGCCGTGGTGCAGCAGGCGATCTGGGAGACCTGGCCGAGCCTGTGGGCCTTCGCCCCGAAGACGCTCCTCGCCCGCAGGACCCGGGTGCGGGGAATGACCCTGCTCCCCATCAACTCCTACGACCTGTCCGCCGTGCGGCTGGAGGGCTGA
- a CDS encoding ABC transporter permease yields the protein MPTYLARRLGQSLLTVFLTLTTVFLLVRLAPGDPAAAYAGPTATTADLARIRSQFGLDRSLVEQYGIFLRDLFTGDLGTSYSFRAPALDVVLDRMPYTITLAVSAIAVTAVVAVPLGVWMARRADSKRELGANVLTIGGQSMPDFWTGVMLLTVFAVLLPVLPASGFTSWSGLVLPTVTVAILQLALISRLVRREMTTALASPYITVARSRGFSERALTWRYALGNSGVPLITAIGTRFAALLNGVVVVEVVFGWPGVGSLVVRALETRDYPLIQATVLVTATLAILVQLLVDLAYPLLDPRVRLGKAA from the coding sequence GTGCCGACGTACCTCGCCCGCCGGCTCGGTCAGAGCCTGCTCACCGTCTTCCTCACCCTCACCACCGTCTTCCTGCTGGTACGGCTCGCTCCCGGCGACCCGGCGGCCGCCTACGCGGGTCCCACCGCCACGACCGCCGATCTCGCCAGGATCCGGAGCCAGTTCGGACTGGACCGGTCACTGGTCGAGCAGTACGGGATCTTCCTGCGTGACCTGTTCACGGGAGACCTCGGCACCAGCTACTCGTTCCGCGCCCCGGCCCTCGACGTGGTCCTGGACCGGATGCCGTACACCATCACCCTGGCCGTCTCCGCGATCGCCGTCACCGCCGTCGTCGCGGTGCCGCTGGGGGTGTGGATGGCCCGGCGCGCCGACTCCAAGCGCGAACTCGGCGCCAACGTCCTCACCATCGGCGGGCAGTCCATGCCGGACTTCTGGACCGGGGTGATGCTGCTGACCGTCTTCGCCGTGCTGCTGCCGGTGCTGCCCGCCTCCGGATTCACGTCCTGGAGCGGTCTGGTCCTGCCCACGGTCACCGTCGCCATCCTCCAACTGGCGCTCATATCAAGGCTGGTACGGCGGGAGATGACCACCGCACTCGCCTCCCCCTACATCACCGTCGCCCGCTCCCGGGGCTTCTCCGAACGCGCCCTGACCTGGCGGTACGCCCTCGGCAACTCCGGGGTGCCGCTGATCACCGCCATCGGGACCCGGTTCGCCGCCCTGCTCAACGGAGTGGTCGTGGTCGAGGTCGTCTTCGGCTGGCCGGGGGTCGGCTCGCTCGTCGTCCGCGCCCTGGAGACCCGCGACTACCCGCTCATCCAGGCCACCGTCCTGGTCACCGCGACCCTCGCGATCCTCGTCCAACTCCTCGTCGACCTCGCCTACCCGCTGCTCGACCCGCGGGTGCGCCTCGGAAAGGCGGCCTGA
- a CDS encoding ABC transporter permease, which translates to MTTALRTADTSGAPSSGGGPSAVTARDLARSTAARQRRGARFKLWAGTVCTALVVLPVALAALLPLPGADAQDLSKRRLPPLSDGHLFGTDQLGRDLLSRILHGGQVSLTVGLLAVLVSGVIGIAAGAAAGFFGGWVDTVVSRLLEAQLALPLLMMLLLVVALFGPSVTVITCVIAVAQWPEVARLTRSLVLVEREKPYVAAARVLGLRGWSVLGRHVIPNVVRPASLVVLLLLAQAVLLESALSFLGAGPQRPFATWGRIISDGQNYITTSWWLVTLPGLVIALLVVGVNLIGDGLRDRTRTVRAPRGARVPRGKKGV; encoded by the coding sequence ATGACCACCGCCCTGCGTACCGCCGACACCTCCGGCGCCCCGTCCTCCGGCGGCGGCCCGAGCGCCGTCACGGCCCGCGACCTCGCCCGCTCCACCGCCGCCCGGCAGCGGCGCGGCGCCCGGTTCAAGCTCTGGGCCGGGACGGTCTGCACCGCGCTCGTCGTCCTGCCGGTCGCCCTCGCCGCGCTCCTGCCGCTGCCCGGCGCCGACGCCCAGGACCTGTCGAAGCGCCGGCTGCCGCCGCTGAGCGACGGTCATCTCTTCGGCACCGACCAGCTCGGCCGCGATCTGCTCTCCCGTATCCTCCACGGCGGCCAGGTCTCCCTGACCGTCGGTCTCCTGGCGGTCCTCGTCTCCGGGGTCATCGGTATCGCGGCGGGCGCGGCGGCCGGATTCTTCGGCGGGTGGGTCGACACGGTCGTCTCCCGGCTGCTGGAGGCGCAGCTCGCCCTTCCGCTGCTCATGATGCTGCTGCTCGTGGTGGCCCTGTTCGGGCCCTCGGTGACCGTCATCACCTGTGTGATCGCGGTCGCGCAGTGGCCGGAGGTGGCGCGGCTGACCCGCTCCCTCGTCCTCGTGGAACGCGAGAAACCGTATGTCGCGGCGGCCCGGGTCCTCGGGCTGCGCGGCTGGTCCGTCCTCGGCCGCCATGTCATCCCCAACGTGGTCCGCCCGGCGAGCCTGGTCGTCCTGCTGCTGCTCGCGCAGGCGGTGCTGCTGGAGAGCGCGCTGAGCTTCCTCGGCGCCGGTCCGCAGCGGCCGTTCGCCACCTGGGGCCGGATCATCTCCGACGGCCAGAACTACATCACCACCTCGTGGTGGCTGGTCACGCTGCCGGGCCTCGTCATCGCCCTGCTGGTGGTCGGTGTCAACCTGATCGGCGACGGGCTGCGCGACCGTACGCGTACGGTCCGAGCACCGCGCGGCGCCCGGGTGCCCCGCGGCAAGAAGGGAGTCTGA
- a CDS encoding ABC transporter ATP-binding protein: MTAHVSPQDAGVPLLDVSNLQVELMTARGVVRAVDGVSFTVGEGETVTLIGESGSGKSTTAMGVLRLLPEGLAVLSGSVRIAGQDIIADPEAARALRGRTVSLIPQDPMTALSPVHTVGRQLGDALRLRHPGLSRAEAREKGTDLLAQVRIPKPETRWKAYPHQFSGGMLQRILIAVALAAGPRLLVADEPTSALDATVQAGVLDLLMELQEVEGIGMLMITHDLGVARVVSDRIHVMKEGRFVESGPAERIVERPAEPYTRSLLAAVPRLGGWDEDALTGTAPRGVTG; encoded by the coding sequence ATGACCGCACACGTTTCCCCGCAGGACGCGGGCGTCCCGCTGCTGGACGTCTCGAACCTTCAGGTCGAGCTGATGACGGCGCGCGGAGTGGTCCGCGCCGTGGACGGCGTGAGCTTCACGGTCGGTGAGGGGGAGACCGTGACCCTCATCGGCGAGTCGGGCTCGGGGAAGTCGACCACCGCGATGGGGGTGCTGCGGCTGCTCCCCGAAGGGCTCGCCGTGCTCTCGGGGTCCGTACGGATCGCCGGCCAGGACATCATCGCCGACCCGGAGGCCGCCCGCGCCCTGCGCGGCCGGACCGTGTCGCTGATCCCGCAGGATCCGATGACGGCGCTCAGCCCCGTCCACACCGTCGGCCGCCAGCTCGGTGACGCGCTGCGGCTGCGCCATCCGGGCCTCTCCCGGGCCGAGGCCAGGGAGAAGGGGACCGACCTGCTCGCCCAGGTCCGTATCCCGAAGCCGGAGACCCGCTGGAAGGCGTATCCGCACCAGTTCTCCGGCGGCATGCTGCAACGGATCCTCATCGCCGTGGCGCTCGCCGCCGGGCCCCGGCTGCTGGTCGCCGACGAGCCGACCTCGGCGCTGGACGCCACCGTGCAGGCGGGCGTCCTCGATCTGCTGATGGAGCTACAGGAAGTCGAGGGGATCGGAATGCTGATGATCACCCATGATCTGGGGGTGGCACGCGTCGTGTCCGACCGTATCCATGTGATGAAGGAGGGCCGGTTCGTGGAGTCGGGTCCCGCCGAGCGGATCGTCGAGCGCCCGGCCGAGCCGTACACCCGCTCCCTGCTCGCCGCCGTCCCACGCCTCGGCGGCTGGGACGAGGACGCCCTGACCGGAACCGCGCCCCGGGGCGTGACCGGATGA
- a CDS encoding ATP-binding cassette domain-containing protein, translating to MSAGAENTPWYDTGAGGPETGPAGGPAADRTRDQVTGPPLLRVEDLVVEYPTARGPFRAVDGVSLDLPRGGSLAVVGESGCGKSTLARALVRLLKPTSGHIHLDGTDIAALPERRLRPLRRRIQMVFQDPYGSLDTHLTAQQIVAEPLRLAGVRDPAERARQAAGLIDRVGLPSSALHRRPPEFSGGQRQRIGIARALASRPDVLVCDEATSALDVSVQAQVLDLLRQLQAETGIAYLFIAHNLAVVREISTEVVVMNAGRVVETGPTAAVLASPAEPYTRALRRAALDPTRIRGVKPRHLLTTTAPEGTRL from the coding sequence ATGAGCGCCGGCGCGGAGAACACTCCGTGGTACGACACCGGGGCGGGCGGTCCTGAGACGGGGCCCGCCGGCGGCCCGGCGGCCGACCGGACGAGGGATCAGGTGACAGGGCCACCGCTGCTGCGGGTCGAGGACCTCGTGGTCGAGTACCCCACCGCACGGGGCCCGTTCCGGGCCGTCGACGGAGTCAGCCTCGACCTCCCGCGTGGCGGTTCGCTCGCCGTCGTCGGCGAGTCGGGATGCGGCAAGTCGACACTGGCGCGCGCCCTGGTCCGGCTGCTGAAGCCCACCTCGGGTCATATCCATCTCGACGGCACGGACATCGCGGCGCTGCCGGAGCGGCGGCTGCGCCCGCTGCGCCGGCGGATCCAGATGGTCTTCCAGGACCCGTACGGTTCGCTCGACACGCACCTGACCGCCCAGCAGATCGTGGCCGAGCCGCTGCGCCTCGCGGGCGTCCGCGACCCGGCGGAGCGGGCCCGGCAGGCGGCCGGGCTGATCGACCGCGTCGGACTGCCGTCCTCCGCCCTGCACCGGCGTCCGCCGGAGTTCTCCGGCGGCCAGCGCCAGCGGATCGGCATCGCCCGCGCGCTCGCGTCACGTCCCGACGTCCTGGTGTGCGACGAGGCGACCTCGGCCCTCGACGTCTCGGTCCAGGCGCAGGTGCTGGATCTGCTGCGCCAACTCCAGGCGGAGACCGGCATCGCGTATCTCTTCATCGCCCACAATCTCGCCGTGGTCCGTGAGATCAGCACCGAGGTCGTGGTGATGAACGCCGGCCGTGTCGTCGAGACCGGACCGACCGCGGCCGTACTCGCCTCACCGGCCGAGCCGTACACCCGCGCGCTGCGCCGCGCGGCGCTCGACCCCACCAGGATCCGGGGCGTCAAGCCGCGGCACCTGCTCACCACCACCGCACCGGAAGGCACCCGCCTGTGA